Part of the Flavobacterium sp. MDT1-60 genome, AGTTTTTTTTAATTTTTAATTCTCAATTTTTAATTTATAAATAATTTAGTGTTTAAGCATTTCGTGTGCATATTGAACACCAACACCGTAAGCACCACCGTATTTTTTAACCAAATCCGTAACGGCAACATAAGTTTCCTGACGAGCCCAGTCACGTTGTAATTCTAATAAATATTGCAATGAAGTGATTGGGTGAGCACCAGCCTGAACCATACGGGTAACAGCCATTTCATGTGCTTCTTTAGAAACGTCTCCGCTTGCATCTGTAATTACGTAAACATCGTAACCTTCGTTAATTGCTGATAATGTTGGCCCAACGATACAAACACTTGTCCATAAACCGCCAAATACGATTTTCTTTTTACCTTTTCCAGTAATAGCTTTGTGAGCAGGAGCATCTTCCCAGGTATTCATTGATGTACGATCGATATAGTTTGAACTTTTTTGTGGATAGAATTCTTCAATTTCACGGAAAACAGGTCCGCTGAATGATTTTTCTGCTACTGTTGTTACGATAGTTGGAACTTTAAATATTTTTGAAGCACCGGCAACTAAAGCGGTATTGTTACGAAGCTGATCAATTGGAATGTTACTTACTGCAAAGGCCATTTGGCTTTCGTAATCAATTAAAACCAAAGTATGATTTGTTGGATCTAATAATGCCGGACTTGGTTTTTGCGCGAAACCAATAAATGTTAAGAATAATAAAACTGCTGTTGAGATTAATTTTTTCATGGTAATGTAATTTTGTGTGTTAATAAAAGGTTTTTAAAAATTTATGTTCATTTTGATTTTCAGTTTATTGCGTTCAAAAGCAGTGCCTTGTTTGTAAGGTGTTGATTTATAGCGAATTTTTGAAAAAAGGCAATAATGATTTTAACGATATATCGTCAATTTTTAGGCGATCTTCGTAAATGTTTTAATAAAAAGGTATTGATGAGAAAAATTTTGGTACCTAAATTTTTCCTTTAAGATGTAATCTGTGTTGTATTTCTGATTTTAATAAACCGCTTCCTCCGCCAAAATGCTCAATTACTTCGACATCGGGTTGCTGTTTTAAACAAAAAGAAGTAAACTCTTTTTCGACATGATCTTCGATTCCGGAACTCAAAAGAACAATATCGATTTTGTTGTTTAGAAAATATTCCTGAGCCGACTTTTCATCACTGAAGCCTACTGCATTCCAGTCTTCGTAAGCATTCACCAAGCGAAGTAAAATCTCCAGTATTGGTTCGTTTTTTCCGAGTATTAAGAATTCAAATATTTTCATAATTTTTACTTTAAAGGTTCTAAGATTCTTAGGTTCTGAGGCACTAAGTTTCATTTCATCTGTCGATAACACTTCTAATTTACTTTACAAATGTATTTCATAAATTCTGAGTTCAACTTAATCTAGAATAAGAAAAATTCTTTCTAAGTTTCTAAATTTTATTT contains:
- a CDS encoding hydrolase, which produces MKKLISTAVLLFLTFIGFAQKPSPALLDPTNHTLVLIDYESQMAFAVSNIPIDQLRNNTALVAGASKIFKVPTIVTTVAEKSFSGPVFREIEEFYPQKSSNYIDRTSMNTWEDAPAHKAITGKGKKKIVFGGLWTSVCIVGPTLSAINEGYDVYVITDASGDVSKEAHEMAVTRMVQAGAHPITSLQYLLELQRDWARQETYVAVTDLVKKYGGAYGVGVQYAHEMLKH